The Peribacillus sp. FSL E2-0218 genome contains a region encoding:
- a CDS encoding CapE family protein yields MNIAKKITSWVIPVILIAALLVTMNTFKRTETLTPDEQKKIERYTTVEK; encoded by the coding sequence ATGAATATCGCAAAAAAAATAACGAGCTGGGTCATACCTGTTATTCTCATTGCAGCCCTGCTTGTGACGATGAATACATTCAAACGGACCGAAACTTTAACACCTGACGAACAAAAGAAAATCGAACGATATACGACAGTTGAAAAATGA
- a CDS encoding poly-gamma-glutamate hydrolase family protein encodes MTSTSYRNFAELTNNEQEFLDYRIIAYHRNPVIAVLAIHGGNIEPGTSELAVALGERMGASTYSFEGLKSRGNQILHIKSSLFNEPVGVSMAADAETTLTIHGHRNEQASFVYIGGRNETFKNVIKHSLNRAGFQTYDAPRRLSGTNASNITNSCKMGAGVQLELSTKLRKSLFEGHDFSSKNRTNHSESFHRFVHALETGALTYKRFIM; translated from the coding sequence ATGACTTCTACTAGCTACAGAAATTTCGCCGAGCTTACAAATAATGAACAAGAATTCCTCGATTATCGCATCATCGCTTATCACAGGAATCCGGTTATTGCCGTCCTTGCCATCCATGGCGGGAATATTGAACCTGGAACCAGTGAACTGGCTGTCGCCCTTGGCGAAAGAATGGGTGCGAGCACCTATTCTTTCGAAGGACTGAAATCCCGGGGAAACCAGATCCTTCATATAAAGTCCAGTTTGTTCAATGAACCGGTCGGGGTGTCCATGGCGGCGGATGCAGAAACCACCCTTACCATTCATGGACACCGCAACGAACAGGCTTCGTTCGTTTACATCGGAGGGCGGAATGAAACCTTCAAGAACGTGATCAAGCATTCGCTGAATCGAGCTGGATTTCAAACATATGACGCCCCTAGGCGCCTTTCGGGCACGAATGCAAGCAACATCACGAACAGCTGCAAAATGGGTGCCGGCGTACAGTTGGAGCTTTCCACAAAGCTTCGGAAAAGCTTGTTCGAAGGCCATGACTTTAGCAGCAAGAACAGGACCAATCACTCGGAATCCTTTCACCGCTTCGTTCACGCACTTGAAACAGGGGCCCTCACTTATAAACGGTTTATCATGTGA
- the queE gene encoding 7-carboxy-7-deazaguanine synthase QueE, with the protein MSKLPVMEIFGPTIQGEGMVIGQKTMFVRTAGCDYSCSWCDSAFTWDGSGKEDTVQMTAEEIWGELKRIGGSGFSFVTISGGNPALLKNLNGLIALLREHKINIGVETQGSRWQDWFLDIDELTLSPKPPSSGMSTDFTVLDQILEKLAGRNPNNHVSLKIVVFNEEDYQYAKHVHERYPGIPFYLQVGNDDSRTADDQHLISGLLKKYEELIDKVIADDELNDVKVLPQLHTYIWGNKRGV; encoded by the coding sequence GTGAGTAAACTTCCGGTTATGGAAATCTTCGGCCCGACCATCCAAGGTGAGGGAATGGTCATTGGCCAAAAGACGATGTTCGTTCGTACTGCTGGCTGCGATTATTCCTGTTCGTGGTGTGATTCGGCTTTTACCTGGGATGGATCAGGGAAGGAAGATACCGTCCAGATGACTGCAGAAGAAATTTGGGGCGAGCTGAAGCGAATTGGAGGCTCGGGTTTTTCCTTCGTGACCATATCCGGGGGGAATCCGGCCCTTCTGAAAAATCTGAATGGCTTGATCGCCTTGCTGCGCGAACACAAAATCAACATCGGTGTCGAAACGCAAGGAAGCCGTTGGCAGGACTGGTTTCTCGATATCGATGAACTGACGCTATCACCTAAGCCGCCGAGCTCGGGAATGAGCACGGACTTTACGGTGCTCGATCAAATATTGGAGAAGCTTGCCGGCCGAAATCCCAACAACCATGTCTCATTGAAGATTGTCGTCTTTAATGAAGAAGATTATCAATATGCCAAACATGTACATGAGCGGTATCCTGGCATTCCTTTTTATCTGCAGGTCGGCAATGACGACAGCAGGACGGCGGATGATCAGCATCTGATCAGCGGATTATTGAAGAAATATGAAGAGCTAATCGATAAAGTGATAGCCGATGATGAATTGAATGACGTGAAAGTTCTCCCGCAGCTGCATACCTATATATGGGGCAACAAGCGGGGCGTATAA
- the queC gene encoding 7-cyano-7-deazaguanine synthase QueC, translating into MKKKEKAVVVFSGGQDSTTCLFWAMERFEEVEAVTFDYNQRHSLEIECAQQIAKELGINHHILDMSLLNQLAPNALTRSDIAVEDGEDGELPSTFVPGRNLLFLSFAGVLASQIGAKHIVTGVCETDFSGYPDCRDVFIKSLNVTLNLSMDQSFVIDTPLMWLNKEETWELADQLGAFEFVREKTLTCYNGVISDGCGECPACKLRKKGLDDYISRREVTHDVWF; encoded by the coding sequence ATGAAGAAGAAAGAAAAGGCAGTGGTAGTGTTTAGCGGAGGTCAGGACAGTACGACCTGTTTGTTTTGGGCGATGGAGAGATTCGAGGAAGTCGAGGCAGTGACCTTCGATTATAATCAGCGGCACAGCTTGGAAATCGAATGCGCCCAACAAATAGCGAAGGAGCTGGGCATCAACCATCATATCCTGGACATGTCGCTGCTGAACCAGCTGGCGCCCAATGCGTTGACGAGAAGTGACATTGCAGTGGAAGACGGGGAAGACGGCGAATTGCCATCAACCTTCGTGCCGGGAAGGAATTTGCTGTTCCTTTCGTTTGCCGGGGTTCTGGCCAGCCAGATCGGGGCTAAACATATTGTCACAGGCGTCTGTGAAACGGATTTCAGCGGATATCCTGACTGTCGCGATGTTTTCATTAAATCGTTGAACGTAACCTTGAACTTGTCGATGGACCAGTCATTCGTAATCGATACGCCGCTTATGTGGCTGAATAAAGAAGAAACATGGGAGCTTGCCGATCAGCTTGGCGCGTTCGAATTTGTCCGCGAAAAGACACTGACTTGCTATAATGGCGTCATATCTGACGGCTGTGGGGAATGTCCGGCATGTAAGCTGCGCAAAAAAGGGCTGGATGACTATATAAGCAGACGGGAGGTCACTCATGATGTATGGTTTTAA
- the queD gene encoding 6-carboxytetrahydropterin synthase QueD, translating to MYGFKIVDKLQKIDEDIQRSQLNYTKKRVLVSKEFTFDAAHHLHDYEGKCKNLHGHTYKVIFGLSGYTDSRGLMIDFGDMKEIWKNEIEIHLDHRYLNETLPPMNTTAENMVVWIYEKMAEALSMKDYQGARVEFVRLYETPTSYAEARREWMESE from the coding sequence ATGTATGGTTTTAAAATCGTCGATAAGCTTCAAAAAATAGATGAAGATATACAGCGCAGCCAGCTGAACTATACAAAGAAGAGGGTCCTGGTCAGCAAGGAATTCACTTTTGACGCAGCACACCATCTGCACGACTATGAGGGGAAATGCAAGAATCTTCACGGTCACACCTACAAGGTCATCTTTGGATTGAGCGGATATACCGATTCTCGCGGTTTGATGATTGATTTCGGGGACATGAAGGAAATATGGAAAAATGAAATTGAAATCCACCTCGATCATCGTTATTTGAATGAAACGCTGCCGCCCATGAATACAACAGCCGAAAACATGGTTGTTTGGATCTACGAAAAAATGGCCGAAGCCCTTTCAATGAAAGATTACCAGGGTGCCAGGGTTGAATTTGTCCGTCTCTATGAAACACCGACAAGTTATGCCGAGGCGAGACGGGAGTGGATGGAAAGTGAGTAA
- a CDS encoding methyl-accepting chemotaxis protein, protein MKSIKGKILAAFSLIISLCIILGAFSIYSSNKSLKHSQNIIEEELPILIESEKLLYNLSQRTAFARAYILYGDESYKEKFLQYTDDSQNIQEKLLSLSDSEEAKDLIEKSVDWRTMIVERVFTQYEKGNPERAKEILKNEVSPISNDIMEGFKGLASEQEELIQASGETVMASGKSVKVTSIIISIAAVIIGTLLAIVTAQLITAPLLKIRDRMKSVAAGELDHDPLEHKSNDEIGELTASANQMQKNLRDTIEKTLAVSESVSNQSQSLTQSAFEGQQGSKQIATTMYELSEGSESQANRATEMVRMMEDFTGKIEQAHLDGAAVFMSSSEILTLTKEGTILMRSSVQQMKTVDSIVKDAVEQVKGLDSRSQEISQLVQVIKDISNQTNLLALNAAIEAARAGEHGKGFAVVADEVRKLAEEVTHSVGDITEIVGTIQSGSKNVVRSLEDGYSQVDEGTKQITRTGQTFETINHSVDDMSTKIQHITDELNYISTNSKNINLAIEDIAAVSEQSAAGIEQVSASAQQSSSAMDEITSHASKLESSAAQLIEQVQNFRI, encoded by the coding sequence TTGAAAAGCATTAAAGGAAAGATACTGGCGGCATTTTCACTCATCATATCTTTATGTATCATCTTAGGAGCATTCAGTATTTATAGTAGCAACAAGTCACTGAAACATTCGCAAAATATTATTGAAGAGGAACTGCCGATTCTGATCGAGAGCGAAAAACTGTTATATAATCTTTCCCAAAGAACGGCATTCGCTAGAGCCTACATTTTATACGGCGACGAAAGTTATAAAGAAAAGTTCTTACAATATACCGATGATAGCCAAAACATCCAGGAGAAGCTTTTGTCTTTGAGCGATTCGGAGGAAGCGAAGGATTTGATCGAAAAAAGTGTGGATTGGAGGACGATGATTGTCGAGCGGGTATTCACCCAATATGAAAAGGGAAATCCGGAACGAGCTAAAGAAATCCTCAAAAACGAAGTGTCACCCATCAGTAACGATATAATGGAGGGCTTCAAGGGACTCGCTTCGGAACAGGAGGAATTGATTCAAGCTTCAGGCGAAACCGTCATGGCAAGCGGGAAATCGGTCAAGGTGACTAGCATCATCATCTCCATTGCCGCCGTCATCATTGGCACTCTGCTCGCAATCGTCACTGCCCAGCTCATTACCGCTCCCCTCCTTAAAATCAGGGATCGGATGAAATCGGTGGCAGCCGGAGAGCTGGATCATGATCCGCTGGAACATAAGTCAAATGATGAAATCGGCGAATTAACGGCATCTGCCAATCAAATGCAGAAAAACCTCCGTGATACGATCGAAAAAACACTGGCTGTATCCGAATCCGTTTCCAACCAAAGCCAAAGCCTGACACAATCAGCATTTGAAGGGCAGCAGGGCAGCAAGCAGATCGCCACCACGATGTATGAACTTTCGGAAGGTTCGGAGTCACAAGCCAACCGGGCAACGGAAATGGTCCGCATGATGGAGGATTTCACCGGTAAGATCGAACAGGCCCATCTTGACGGGGCAGCGGTATTCATGAGTTCAAGCGAAATCCTTACCTTGACAAAGGAAGGAACCATTTTGATGCGCAGTTCAGTCCAGCAAATGAAAACGGTCGATAGCATCGTCAAGGATGCCGTCGAGCAGGTGAAAGGGCTCGATTCTCGTTCACAGGAAATCTCGCAGCTCGTTCAGGTCATCAAGGATATATCCAATCAAACCAACCTCTTGGCCCTGAATGCTGCCATAGAAGCTGCACGAGCTGGCGAACATGGCAAAGGCTTTGCCGTCGTCGCGGATGAAGTGCGAAAACTTGCAGAAGAGGTAACCCATTCCGTAGGGGATATTACCGAAATCGTAGGCACTATACAGTCTGGTTCAAAAAACGTCGTCCGCTCCCTCGAAGATGGTTATTCACAGGTCGATGAGGGGACTAAACAAATTACCCGTACCGGTCAAACCTTTGAGACGATCAATCATTCTGTCGATGACATGAGTACGAAAATCCAACATATTACAGATGAATTGAACTATATCTCTACTAATAGTAAAAACATCAATCTGGCCATCGAAGACATCGCAGCCGTTTCAGAACAGTCCGCAGCAGGGATCGAGCAAGTTTCCGCCTCCGCTCAACAATCCAGCTCGGCTATGGATGAAATCACCAGCCATGCCAGTAAGCTCGAATCTTCAGCGGCGCAACTGATTGAACAAGTCCAGAATTTCAGGATATGA
- a CDS encoding gamma-glutamyltransferase → MINHMTRKVLLSLCMLIYIAGCSKSPPNSDTNDPIDDKSYGVSSSNPIAIEVGMKILNNGGTAADAAIAVSYALGVTEPYGSGIGGGGGMLIAPKSGKPNFIDYRESSPEDPSSRHQTGIPGLVAGMQVIHDKYGSVPMEDLIQPAVDLAQDGFKVNDMLSARLAEAEPRLSSDETSLFYPDGEALEPGETLRQEKLADTLKEIQQEGPDGFYKGEIARDIKKETDVDLMDLKRYEVKEREPVQGTFAGYDVWTAPPPFSGVTVLEMLKLAEEANLGDAKSKSAYMKVLGAITHTAYEDRIDHIGDGTSPAKAEQLLSPIHITNLNQKIKNGGWEYKQSHESEEHESTTHFVIMDKYGTIVSATNTLSNFFGSGDYTNGFFLNDQLKNFGSDLNDQEAYKRSRTFTSPTILKKTGQESIGIGLPGGDRIPQVLMQVLYSYSEKEGSFQDIIDRKRFVFDGKNIHTETRLSKETISDLEDSGYEVIHDTNPMFYGGVQVLARNEHNGRLSGAGDKRRNGSWKAHQ, encoded by the coding sequence ATGATTAACCATATGACGAGAAAAGTGCTCCTTTCCCTTTGCATGCTCATATATATTGCAGGATGCTCGAAGTCACCCCCTAATTCTGACACGAATGACCCAATTGATGATAAATCCTATGGAGTCAGTTCTTCCAACCCGATCGCAATAGAGGTGGGAATGAAGATATTGAATAACGGAGGCACGGCGGCCGATGCCGCCATTGCGGTTTCCTATGCATTGGGGGTAACCGAGCCTTATGGATCTGGTATAGGCGGTGGCGGCGGCATGCTGATTGCCCCTAAATCCGGCAAACCGAATTTCATCGATTATCGGGAATCCTCTCCGGAAGACCCAAGTTCAAGACACCAAACGGGGATACCCGGCTTAGTGGCCGGCATGCAGGTTATCCACGATAAATATGGAAGCGTACCGATGGAAGATCTCATCCAGCCGGCAGTCGATTTGGCACAAGACGGGTTTAAAGTGAACGACATGTTATCCGCACGCTTGGCTGAAGCCGAACCAAGGCTTTCATCCGATGAAACTTCACTGTTCTACCCGGATGGCGAGGCTCTTGAACCAGGCGAGACGCTAAGACAGGAAAAGCTTGCCGATACATTGAAGGAAATTCAACAAGAAGGCCCTGATGGTTTCTATAAAGGGGAAATCGCCCGGGATATAAAAAAAGAAACAGACGTCGACTTGATGGATTTAAAGCGCTATGAAGTGAAAGAACGGGAACCGGTTCAGGGAACATTTGCAGGGTACGACGTTTGGACGGCCCCTCCCCCCTTTTCAGGCGTAACAGTTCTTGAGATGTTAAAACTTGCCGAGGAAGCGAACCTTGGTGATGCAAAAAGCAAATCAGCTTATATGAAAGTACTGGGGGCCATCACCCATACCGCTTACGAAGATCGGATCGACCATATCGGGGACGGAACCAGCCCAGCTAAAGCGGAACAGCTGCTCTCCCCCATCCACATAACCAATCTTAACCAAAAAATCAAAAATGGTGGCTGGGAATATAAACAATCGCATGAATCGGAAGAACATGAAAGCACCACACATTTTGTGATCATGGATAAGTATGGCACGATCGTTTCTGCAACAAATACGCTTAGTAACTTTTTTGGATCGGGTGACTATACGAATGGATTCTTCCTTAATGATCAACTGAAAAACTTCGGTTCAGACTTGAATGATCAAGAGGCTTATAAACGATCCAGAACGTTCACATCACCTACCATTCTCAAAAAAACCGGGCAGGAATCGATTGGGATCGGTTTACCCGGCGGCGATAGGATTCCCCAAGTATTGATGCAGGTTCTTTACTCATATTCCGAGAAAGAAGGCTCTTTCCAGGATATCATCGACCGTAAACGTTTCGTCTTTGATGGAAAGAACATTCACACAGAGACAAGACTGTCGAAAGAAACGATATCTGATCTGGAAGATTCAGGATATGAAGTCATTCACGATACAAACCCCATGTTTTATGGCGGAGTTCAAGTTCTCGCAAGAAACGAGCACAACGGACGGTTATCCGGAGCTGGGGATAAGCGAAGAAACGGAAGTTGGAAAGCACATCAATAA
- a CDS encoding CapA family protein, whose protein sequence is MKRTLNAKEKTLIFIKRTKKNNLKYAGIILPILLIALVITTWMGRAEEVKTVAPESDHPSTMTMVGDVMMGRYVEEVTEKHGYDYLFRYMKPYFADSDYVSGNYEHPALKEEASSYKEADTAIRLNSNKSGVKAVKDAGFSVMTLANNHMMDFEEQGLLDTIDQFKRTDMDFVGVGKNTAEAKASIDYADVNGVRVATLGFTDVYGKDAVPTDTQAGILNSNPDLLFEMIGKAKDAKQGNADLVVVNMHWGQEYSTSATLRQKDLAKAVIDAGADIIIGHHPHVLQSFDVYKDGIIFYSLGNFIFDQGWTRTKDSAMVQYHLAEDGKASIDVVPLQIEEATPRPATSKADRSRVYRQLTKETGKNVQWSKKADHIEININHKKVIDHKTEREQAEKAADAKKAAQAKQKDIQPIQ, encoded by the coding sequence ATGAAACGGACTTTAAACGCTAAAGAAAAAACACTTATTTTTATTAAACGGACGAAGAAAAATAACCTTAAATACGCTGGTATCATCCTGCCGATCTTATTGATCGCCTTAGTCATCACCACGTGGATGGGACGGGCAGAGGAAGTGAAAACGGTCGCTCCCGAATCCGATCATCCATCGACGATGACAATGGTCGGTGATGTGATGATGGGTCGTTATGTGGAGGAAGTGACGGAAAAACACGGGTATGATTACCTGTTCCGTTACATGAAACCCTATTTTGCCGATTCGGACTATGTCAGTGGAAATTATGAACACCCAGCTTTAAAAGAAGAGGCATCCAGCTACAAGGAAGCCGATACAGCCATCAGGTTAAACTCCAATAAAAGCGGCGTCAAAGCGGTCAAGGATGCAGGCTTTTCTGTCATGACCCTCGCCAATAACCATATGATGGACTTTGAGGAGCAAGGGCTGCTGGATACGATTGATCAATTCAAACGGACCGATATGGACTTTGTTGGTGTTGGAAAAAACACCGCCGAGGCTAAAGCTAGCATCGACTATGCTGATGTTAACGGCGTGCGGGTGGCAACTCTTGGCTTCACCGATGTGTATGGCAAGGATGCCGTACCGACGGATACTCAAGCCGGGATTTTGAATTCAAATCCTGATTTATTGTTTGAAATGATCGGAAAAGCAAAGGATGCCAAGCAAGGCAATGCAGACTTGGTTGTCGTGAATATGCATTGGGGTCAGGAATATTCCACATCCGCAACCTTGCGCCAAAAAGACTTGGCCAAAGCGGTCATCGACGCGGGGGCTGACATCATTATCGGGCATCATCCCCATGTCCTTCAGTCGTTTGACGTTTATAAGGACGGTATCATTTTCTATAGTTTAGGTAACTTCATATTCGATCAAGGCTGGACACGGACAAAGGATTCCGCCATGGTCCAATACCATTTGGCGGAGGACGGAAAAGCATCAATCGATGTCGTTCCCCTGCAAATAGAAGAGGCCACACCAAGGCCAGCAACCTCGAAAGCGGACCGATCCCGGGTTTACCGACAGCTGACGAAGGAAACGGGTAAGAACGTGCAATGGTCGAAAAAAGCGGATCATATCGAAATCAACATCAACCACAAAAAGGTAATCGACCATAAAACAGAGCGTGAACAAGCGGAAAAAGCAGCGGATGCAAAAAAAGCTGCCCAAGCGAAACAAAAGGACATACAGCCCATTCAATAG
- the pgsC gene encoding poly-gamma-glutamate biosynthesis protein PgsC produces the protein MFGSDLYVALVLGVTLSLIFSEKTGVVPAGLIVPGYLALVFDQWEIMLVIMIISVVTYLIVTHGLSRWVILYGRRKFAAMMVTGICLKLLLDFVYPVMPFEIFEFRGIGIIVPGLIANTIQRQGMPLTLGSTLLLSGLTFGLMNVYYLF, from the coding sequence ATGTTTGGATCGGATTTATATGTAGCCCTAGTATTGGGAGTAACGCTTAGCCTTATTTTTTCAGAAAAAACGGGTGTCGTGCCCGCAGGACTTATCGTGCCAGGTTATTTGGCACTCGTATTTGATCAATGGGAAATCATGCTGGTCATCATGATCATCAGTGTCGTCACGTATTTAATCGTCACCCACGGCCTTTCAAGATGGGTGATTTTATATGGAAGAAGAAAATTCGCAGCGATGATGGTGACAGGAATTTGCCTGAAGCTACTATTGGACTTCGTCTATCCCGTCATGCCATTTGAAATATTCGAGTTTCGGGGAATCGGGATAATCGTACCTGGCTTGATCGCGAATACCATTCAAAGACAAGGAATGCCATTAACACTTGGCAGCACGCTTTTATTATCCGGCTTAACTTTCGGTTTAATGAACGTGTATTACCTATTCTGA
- the pgsB gene encoding poly-gamma-glutamate synthase PgsB, with protein MAPILICAIFLLGYGLVEQKRHQKRLDSIPVRVNVNGIRGKSTVTRLITGVIQEAKYKTVGKTTGTSARMIYWFTDKEKPIIRRPEGPNIGEQRRVVKEVADLGTEALVCECMAVQPDYQLIFQNKMIQANIGVIVNVLEDHMDVMGPTLDEVAEAFTATIPYNGHLITIESEYLDFFKNIAKERNTKVIVADNSRISEEFLREFDYMVFPDNASLALAVAEALGIDEKTAFRGMLNAHPDPGAMRITKFGNPGQPTYFVNGFAANDASSTLNIWERVNTFGYSTEPPIVIMNCRPDRVDRTEQFARDVLPYIKSTIVIAIGETTSPITRAFEQGKLDTNEYWDLENWTTEEIVARLSPAMKNRVVYGVGNIHGAAEPLIEAFMKSKTKQKAS; from the coding sequence ATGGCACCAATACTTATATGTGCGATCTTTTTGCTTGGCTATGGCCTAGTTGAACAAAAGCGCCATCAGAAACGTCTCGACTCCATTCCGGTAAGAGTGAATGTGAATGGGATTCGCGGAAAATCGACTGTAACGCGTCTGATAACAGGTGTAATTCAAGAAGCCAAGTATAAAACAGTAGGAAAAACGACCGGAACCTCAGCAAGGATGATTTATTGGTTTACGGACAAAGAAAAACCGATCATACGGCGCCCGGAGGGACCGAACATTGGCGAACAACGGCGTGTCGTCAAGGAGGTGGCTGATTTAGGCACGGAAGCACTAGTTTGTGAATGTATGGCCGTTCAGCCTGATTATCAACTAATCTTCCAAAATAAAATGATTCAAGCCAATATCGGGGTCATCGTGAATGTACTGGAAGACCATATGGATGTCATGGGTCCGACTTTGGACGAGGTTGCCGAAGCATTCACTGCTACCATCCCCTATAATGGTCACTTAATCACCATCGAAAGTGAGTATCTGGACTTTTTCAAAAATATTGCCAAGGAACGCAACACAAAGGTGATTGTCGCTGATAATTCCAGAATCTCGGAAGAGTTCCTGCGAGAATTCGACTATATGGTCTTTCCGGATAACGCTTCACTCGCTTTGGCCGTTGCGGAAGCTTTGGGCATCGATGAAAAAACAGCCTTTCGCGGCATGTTGAATGCACATCCCGATCCAGGCGCCATGCGGATCACCAAATTCGGGAATCCAGGACAGCCTACATACTTTGTAAATGGTTTTGCTGCAAATGACGCATCATCGACTTTGAATATCTGGGAACGTGTCAATACGTTTGGATACAGCACAGAACCTCCTATCGTCATCATGAACTGCCGGCCTGACCGTGTGGACCGTACCGAGCAGTTTGCAAGAGATGTATTGCCTTACATAAAATCCACCATCGTCATTGCCATTGGTGAAACGACATCACCGATCACCCGGGCATTCGAACAAGGGAAATTGGATACCAATGAGTATTGGGATCTGGAAAACTGGACGACGGAAGAAATCGTCGCCCGTCTCAGCCCAGCCATGAAAAACCGCGTCGTATACGGTGTCGGTAACATACATGGTGCAGCGGAACCATTAATTGAAGCATTCATGAAATCTAAAACAAAGCAAAAAGCGAGTTAA
- a CDS encoding HD domain-containing protein, with translation MIVSDSVYGQYVVEGVLEELMLSKPVQRLKGVHQGGASYLVNEKWNVTRFDHSVGVMLLIMKLGGSLEEQIAGLLHDVSHTAFSHVIDFVLDCEEEDYHEKIYEQIIMNSEIPFILKRYGFQLEAIFDSEWKLLERSAPELCADRVDYTLRDMYHYGNITLESVTDFLEHIIIVDGRMYLDDLEAAEWFVETYYGEVIDFFMDPLNIYGYDALARTLKWALDKKLIGLDDLLGEDEEVMLLLHAIEDDDLKKLLKRIHGNVKLYEVQTDYDLHRKTKVRLIDPSVMHGSQLVRASNLSKKVKTMGNEACEKATRGMYVKVMDPRMNSHP, from the coding sequence TTGATCGTTTCGGATAGTGTCTATGGACAGTACGTTGTAGAGGGGGTTCTTGAAGAGCTGATGTTAAGTAAACCGGTCCAAAGGTTGAAGGGGGTGCATCAAGGAGGAGCCAGTTATTTAGTGAATGAGAAGTGGAATGTGACACGATTTGACCATTCCGTTGGCGTGATGTTATTGATCATGAAGCTTGGTGGATCATTGGAGGAACAGATTGCTGGCCTGCTGCATGACGTATCCCACACGGCCTTCTCGCACGTCATCGATTTCGTTCTCGATTGTGAAGAGGAAGATTATCATGAAAAAATATATGAACAGATCATCATGAATTCCGAAATCCCCTTTATCCTGAAGCGGTATGGATTTCAGTTGGAAGCTATTTTTGATTCGGAATGGAAACTATTGGAACGATCCGCACCTGAGCTATGCGCCGATCGAGTCGATTATACCCTCCGTGACATGTATCACTATGGAAACATCACGCTGGAATCCGTAACGGACTTTCTGGAGCATATAATCATCGTGGACGGACGCATGTACCTCGATGATCTTGAAGCTGCTGAATGGTTCGTGGAGACGTATTATGGCGAAGTGATCGATTTTTTCATGGATCCGCTTAATATTTATGGCTATGATGCCTTGGCCAGGACCTTGAAATGGGCTTTGGATAAAAAGCTGATCGGCCTTGATGACCTGCTTGGTGAAGATGAAGAAGTTATGCTCTTGTTACACGCCATTGAAGACGATGACTTGAAAAAACTGCTGAAACGGATACATGGGAATGTTAAGCTGTATGAGGTTCAAACGGACTACGATCTCCATCGGAAAACGAAAGTGCGACTGATCGACCCCTCCGTCATGCATGGAAGCCAATTGGTGAGGGCCTCGAATCTATCGAAAAAAGTGAAAACCATGGGAAACGAGGCCTGTGAAAAAGCTACAAGGGGAATGTATGTAAAAGTGATGGACCCCAGGATGAACAGCCATCCTTGA